From Corynebacterium frankenforstense DSM 45800, the proteins below share one genomic window:
- a CDS encoding M23 family metallopeptidase, which produces MGRHRKITSAQTTKGRIALVAATAGTVSTAGIGGAAAATMQNPAEQDAHSYELAADAATIDDATAAEAAPQILNISEFKPASDIQDQLGKAIAFNDERMAADAAARMPQVIKPAEGSFSSGFGARWGTVHNGVDIANALGTPIVAAMDGVVIDAGPASGFGNWVRIKHEDGTITVYGHMSTIDVTVGQPVTAGTKIAGMGSEGFSTGSHLHFEVHPAGSGPIDPQPWLAERGITL; this is translated from the coding sequence TTGGGTAGGCACCGCAAGATCACCTCGGCCCAGACGACCAAGGGTCGCATCGCGCTCGTCGCCGCCACCGCCGGCACGGTCTCCACCGCCGGCATCGGTGGCGCGGCCGCCGCGACGATGCAGAACCCGGCCGAGCAGGACGCGCACTCCTATGAGCTGGCCGCCGACGCGGCCACCATCGACGACGCGACCGCCGCCGAGGCTGCCCCGCAGATCCTCAACATCTCCGAGTTCAAGCCGGCCTCCGACATCCAGGACCAGCTGGGCAAGGCCATCGCCTTCAACGACGAGCGCATGGCCGCCGACGCCGCCGCGCGCATGCCGCAGGTCATCAAGCCGGCCGAGGGCTCCTTCTCCTCCGGCTTCGGCGCCCGCTGGGGCACCGTCCACAACGGCGTGGACATCGCCAACGCGCTGGGCACCCCGATCGTGGCCGCCATGGACGGCGTCGTCATCGACGCGGGCCCGGCCTCCGGCTTCGGCAACTGGGTGCGCATCAAGCACGAGGACGGCACCATCACCGTCTACGGCCACATGTCCACCATCGACGTGACCGTGGGCCAGCCGGTCACCGCCGGCACCAAGATCGCCGGCATGGGCTCCGAGGGCTTCTCCACCGGCTCCCACCTCCACTTCGAGGTGCACCCCGCCGGCAGCGGCCCGATCGACCCCCAGCCCTGGCTCGCCGAGCGCGGCATCACGCTCTAG
- a CDS encoding DUF6350 family protein — MNRQSNRTPRAAAGPSGARGGRDARATARSGRTGRGRQRPRRRPRTQPVQEGRPPRSAERVGTRADVATDTARTVSERSWRLPVRLRRKLPTAILPHIVAVLLIVVIAAVTLLVTSTPLSALPASVGSAWLVLNAAPISLDGVTLGVVPLVPAILFAWVVSRRVHRAVKDRVSLADLGVLTAGVVGLPLVFTLIALFMVYDAASVYPVDLPPVGHAVLATVLVHLGALVTGMRARLWRALAHRFGSPDWLVDAARTAAQFLGLTAGAGLLAWLLGLALHGGAVAEIFGSAHGVGEALLIVLITLLYLPNAVISAGAVLLGSEVHAGAASISLFSVHLVPLPPLPIFSAVPAEMPAWAMVLLLLPALAGAWLAYRRLPDWREALAGAGFAAVFAWAACYLAGGEMGVYGPTGPMAWLAGLLAAVWLGVVGLVAAGLAEVRRRRLAAGLSEDALAADERAAQDIADVEDVEGAEDLDDEATEFDDEATDIDDEAAEDSEEDVTEEVAEEDTETVGGDEDTDDAGGDDTDDADADEAEAEDGDAADNRDADTGAEAVDTVDADTDDTVDDGLGDNGAAADTEATDSDTDAAPRGSAVPVSELLDADTTGPDFDGFYEDFQEDTPVDPEAAGEGDDPRSPRPRD, encoded by the coding sequence ATGAACCGTCAGTCCAACCGCACGCCGCGCGCCGCCGCCGGCCCCTCGGGAGCCCGGGGCGGCCGCGACGCGCGCGCCACAGCCCGTTCCGGCCGCACCGGCCGGGGTCGCCAGCGGCCCCGGCGCCGTCCGCGCACCCAACCCGTGCAGGAGGGGCGCCCGCCGCGCTCGGCGGAGCGGGTGGGCACGCGTGCCGACGTCGCGACGGACACCGCCCGCACCGTCAGCGAGCGCTCCTGGCGCCTTCCGGTGCGCCTGCGGCGCAAGCTGCCCACGGCGATCCTGCCGCACATCGTGGCGGTGCTGCTGATCGTCGTGATCGCCGCGGTCACCCTCCTGGTGACCTCGACACCGCTGTCGGCCCTGCCGGCGAGCGTCGGCAGCGCCTGGCTGGTGCTCAACGCCGCGCCGATCTCGCTGGACGGGGTGACCCTCGGCGTGGTGCCGCTGGTGCCGGCGATCCTGTTCGCCTGGGTGGTCTCGCGGCGGGTGCACCGCGCGGTCAAGGACCGCGTCAGCCTTGCGGACCTGGGCGTGCTCACCGCCGGGGTGGTCGGCCTGCCGCTCGTGTTCACCCTGATCGCGCTGTTCATGGTCTACGACGCCGCCTCCGTCTACCCGGTCGACCTGCCCCCGGTGGGCCACGCCGTGCTCGCCACGGTGCTCGTGCACCTCGGCGCGCTGGTCACCGGCATGCGGGCCCGCCTGTGGCGGGCGTTGGCGCACCGCTTCGGCTCCCCGGACTGGCTTGTCGACGCCGCGCGCACCGCGGCGCAGTTCCTGGGCCTCACCGCGGGTGCGGGGCTTCTGGCCTGGCTGCTGGGCCTGGCCCTGCACGGCGGTGCGGTCGCCGAGATCTTCGGCTCCGCGCACGGCGTCGGCGAGGCGCTGCTCATCGTGCTGATCACCCTGCTGTACCTGCCGAATGCGGTCATCTCCGCCGGCGCGGTGCTGCTCGGCTCGGAGGTGCACGCGGGTGCGGCCTCGATCTCGCTGTTCTCGGTGCACCTGGTGCCGCTGCCGCCGCTGCCGATCTTCTCCGCGGTGCCCGCCGAGATGCCCGCCTGGGCGATGGTCCTGCTCCTGCTGCCGGCCCTGGCCGGGGCGTGGCTGGCCTACCGGCGCCTGCCGGACTGGCGGGAGGCGCTGGCCGGCGCCGGCTTCGCCGCGGTCTTCGCGTGGGCGGCCTGCTACCTCGCCGGCGGCGAGATGGGCGTCTACGGCCCCACGGGCCCGATGGCCTGGCTGGCCGGTCTGCTCGCCGCCGTGTGGCTCGGCGTGGTCGGGCTCGTGGCCGCGGGCCTGGCCGAGGTGCGGCGCCGCCGCCTGGCCGCGGGGCTCTCCGAGGACGCCCTCGCCGCCGACGAACGCGCGGCGCAGGACATCGCGGATGTCGAGGATGTCGAGGGTGCCGAGGACCTCGACGATGAGGCCACGGAATTCGACGATGAGGCCACGGATATCGACGATGAGGCCGCCGAAGACTCCGAGGAGGACGTCACCGAGGAAGTGGCGGAAGAGGACACGGAAACGGTCGGCGGCGACGAAGACACTGACGACGCCGGCGGCGACGACACCGACGATGCCGATGCCGATGAAGCTGAGGCTGAGGATGGCGACGCCGCGGACAACCGGGACGCTGATACCGGCGCCGAAGCCGTAGACACCGTGGACGCCGACACCGACGACACCGTAGACGACGGTCTCGGGGACAACGGCGCCGCCGCGGACACCGAAGCCACCGACAGCGACACCGACGCCGCCCCGCGCGGCTCGGCCGTCCCCGTCAGCGAGCTCCTCGACGCCGACACCACCGGGCCCGACTTCGACGGCTTCTACGAGGACTTCCAGGAGGACACCCCCGTCGACCCGGAGGCCGCAGGGGAGGGCGATGACCCGCGGTCCCCGCGGCCGCGCGACTGA
- the purN gene encoding phosphoribosylglycinamide formyltransferase — protein sequence MTFRDPLNIVVLVSGTGTLLQSLIDHQGSAYRIVRVVADKDCPALERAGRAGIEALTVPLEGDRDSWNVRLADTVEAAAPDYVVSAGFMKILGAPFLDRFGARTVNTHPALLPSFPGAHAVRDALAYGVKVTGSTVHFVDAGVDTGPIIAQKPVEVVDGEDEAELHERIKKVERRLIVSVLEGFHRAGASPD from the coding sequence GTGACATTCAGGGACCCGCTGAACATCGTCGTACTCGTCTCCGGAACCGGAACGCTGCTGCAGTCGCTGATCGACCACCAGGGCTCCGCCTACCGGATCGTCCGCGTCGTCGCGGACAAGGACTGCCCCGCGCTGGAGCGCGCCGGGCGCGCGGGGATCGAGGCCCTGACCGTCCCGCTCGAGGGGGACCGGGACTCCTGGAACGTCCGGCTCGCGGACACCGTCGAGGCCGCCGCGCCCGACTACGTGGTCTCCGCCGGATTCATGAAGATCCTCGGCGCGCCCTTCCTCGACCGCTTCGGCGCGCGCACCGTCAACACCCACCCCGCGCTGCTGCCCTCCTTCCCGGGCGCCCACGCCGTGCGCGACGCACTGGCCTACGGGGTGAAGGTGACCGGATCGACCGTGCACTTCGTCGACGCCGGTGTGGACACCGGCCCGATCATCGCCCAGAAGCCCGTCGAGGTCGTCGACGGCGAGGACGAGGCCGAGCTGCACGAACGCATCAAGAAGGTCGAGCGCCGCCTCATCGTCTCCGTCCTCGAGGGCTTCCACCGCGCCGGGGCCAGCCCCGACTGA
- the purH gene encoding bifunctional phosphoribosylaminoimidazolecarboxamide formyltransferase/IMP cyclohydrolase, translating into MTEDRKPIKRALISVYEKTGLEELARGLADAGVEIVSTGSTAARIADAGVAVTRVEELTGFPECLEGRVKTLHPKVHAGILADTRKPEHLAQLEELGVEAFQLVLVNLYPFAETVASGAGFDDCVEKIDIGGPSMVRAAAKNHPSVAVVVDPARYGDAVEAAKAGGFTLAERTELAAAAFRHTAEYDVAVAGWLAEQTRGEDQTFPAWRGQAHELAHELRYGENPHQAAALYRDPAGGGLAGAKQYHGKEMSYNNYQDADAAWRAAWDHEDACVAVIKHANPCGIAISDVSIADAHKKAHACDPMSAYGGVIAANRTVTLEMAEQVKPVFTEVIVAPGFEPEARELLETKKNLRIIEAEAPQRGGYEVKQISGGALVQERDILHADGDDPANWTLAAGEPADEATLRDLAFAWHSVRAVKSNAILLAHDGATVGAGMGQVNRVDSAKLAVERANTLGGEGNERARGSVGASDAFFPFADGFEVLADAGVKAVVQPGGSIRDEEVIAAAEKAGVTMYLTGARHFAH; encoded by the coding sequence ATGACCGAAGACCGCAAGCCCATCAAGCGCGCACTGATCAGCGTCTACGAGAAGACCGGCCTGGAGGAGCTCGCCCGCGGCCTGGCCGACGCCGGCGTCGAGATCGTCTCGACCGGCTCGACCGCCGCCCGCATCGCCGACGCCGGCGTGGCCGTCACCCGCGTCGAGGAGCTCACCGGCTTCCCCGAGTGCCTCGAGGGCCGCGTGAAGACCCTGCACCCGAAGGTGCACGCCGGCATCCTCGCCGACACCCGCAAGCCGGAGCACCTCGCCCAGCTCGAGGAGCTCGGCGTCGAGGCCTTCCAGCTCGTGTTGGTCAACCTCTACCCGTTCGCCGAGACCGTCGCCTCGGGCGCCGGCTTCGACGACTGCGTCGAGAAGATCGACATCGGCGGCCCGTCCATGGTGCGCGCCGCCGCGAAGAACCACCCGTCGGTGGCCGTGGTCGTCGACCCGGCCCGCTACGGCGACGCCGTGGAGGCCGCCAAGGCCGGCGGCTTCACCCTCGCCGAGCGCACGGAGCTGGCCGCCGCGGCCTTCCGCCACACCGCCGAGTACGACGTCGCGGTCGCCGGCTGGCTGGCCGAGCAGACCCGCGGCGAGGACCAGACCTTCCCGGCCTGGCGCGGCCAGGCCCACGAGCTGGCCCACGAGCTGCGCTACGGCGAGAACCCCCACCAGGCCGCCGCGCTCTACCGCGACCCGGCCGGCGGCGGGCTGGCCGGCGCGAAGCAGTACCACGGCAAGGAGATGAGCTACAACAACTACCAGGACGCCGACGCCGCGTGGCGCGCCGCCTGGGACCACGAGGACGCCTGCGTCGCCGTGATCAAGCACGCCAACCCGTGCGGCATCGCCATCTCGGACGTCTCCATCGCCGACGCCCACAAGAAGGCCCACGCCTGCGACCCGATGAGCGCCTACGGCGGAGTCATCGCCGCCAACCGCACGGTCACCCTCGAGATGGCCGAGCAGGTCAAGCCCGTCTTCACCGAGGTCATCGTCGCGCCCGGCTTCGAGCCGGAGGCCCGCGAGCTGCTCGAGACCAAGAAGAACCTGCGCATCATCGAGGCCGAGGCCCCGCAGCGCGGCGGCTACGAGGTCAAGCAGATCTCCGGTGGCGCGCTCGTCCAGGAGCGCGACATCCTGCACGCCGACGGCGACGACCCGGCAAACTGGACGCTGGCCGCCGGTGAGCCCGCCGACGAGGCGACCCTGAGGGACCTCGCCTTCGCCTGGCACTCCGTGCGCGCGGTGAAGTCGAACGCCATCCTGCTGGCCCACGACGGTGCCACCGTCGGCGCCGGCATGGGCCAGGTCAACCGCGTCGACTCGGCCAAGCTGGCCGTCGAGCGCGCCAACACCCTCGGCGGCGAGGGCAACGAGCGCGCCCGCGGCTCCGTCGGCGCCTCGGACGCCTTCTTCCCGTTCGCGGACGGCTTCGAGGTGCTCGCGGACGCCGGCGTGAAGGCCGTCGTCCAGCCGGGCGGCTCGATCCGTGACGAGGAGGTCATCGCCGCGGCCGAGAAGGCCGGCGTGACGATGTACCTGACCGGCGCGCGCCACTTCGCGCACTAG
- a CDS encoding TetR/AcrR family transcriptional regulator, with protein sequence MAGQVGRPRKQSPRRRGATAREEILDAASELFTRQGFATTSTHQIADAVGIRQASLYYHFPSKTEIFLTLLKSTIEPSVKLAEQLAATDEPAPLRLWAMVAAEARLLLVSRWNVGRLYQLPVAASEEFAEYHAQRAELAESFRTLAAELVGGDDPRLTLPFHLAMSAIEMRDNTGTPAADAEADELPQIAVTLADAALDVLHTELPEGRGPRTVALLKGFAGE encoded by the coding sequence GTGGCAGGACAGGTGGGACGCCCCCGCAAGCAGAGCCCGCGGCGCCGGGGCGCGACGGCGCGCGAGGAGATCCTCGACGCGGCCAGTGAGCTGTTCACCCGCCAGGGCTTCGCCACCACCTCCACCCACCAGATCGCCGACGCCGTCGGCATCCGGCAGGCCTCGCTGTACTACCACTTCCCGTCGAAGACGGAGATCTTCCTGACGCTGCTGAAGTCCACGATCGAGCCGTCGGTGAAGTTGGCCGAGCAGCTGGCCGCCACCGACGAGCCCGCGCCGCTGCGCCTGTGGGCGATGGTGGCCGCCGAGGCGCGGCTGCTGCTGGTCAGCCGGTGGAACGTCGGGCGCCTCTACCAGCTGCCCGTGGCGGCCTCCGAGGAGTTCGCCGAGTACCACGCCCAGCGCGCGGAGCTCGCGGAGTCCTTCCGGACCCTGGCCGCCGAACTGGTCGGCGGGGACGACCCCCGGCTGACGCTCCCCTTCCACCTGGCGATGAGCGCGATCGAGATGCGCGACAACACGGGCACCCCCGCCGCCGACGCCGAGGCCGACGAGCTGCCGCAGATCGCGGTCACGCTCGCCGACGCGGCGCTCGACGTGCTGCACACCGAGCTGCCGGAGGGCCGCGGTCCCCGCACCGTGGCCCTCCTCAAGGGGTTCGCCGGCGAGTAG
- a CDS encoding putative nucleotidyltransferase substrate binding domain-containing protein, translated as MLHASLRALEEAAPDCRSAAQARGVLAESHELLRNALAHSDDESELVHWYSRVLAAVLASPAVAEIADGVRLVPLGALARREVLPDSPLRFAAVLDDAASAGAGAHDAVGRVVALFADAEVSAEADGGPVTEAGRAERLEKALERADMATVADAADSALSDGETLDERSWAPLAACFEAARPVGLRVRDGLPDRSVTVDVERDLIEPVAAVARWAANSAGTPSMTTSGRLAVAADRGVLSPAEAEELELAWRTGVRIRLRRWDERVSSRPVPAEDLSAVQRSAYGASARGLATVIDAVAARVEGEAADPADEPAAPA; from the coding sequence ATGCTGCACGCTTCCCTGCGGGCCCTCGAGGAGGCCGCGCCCGACTGCCGATCGGCCGCCCAGGCCCGCGGCGTCCTCGCCGAGTCCCACGAGCTTCTGCGCAACGCCCTGGCCCACTCCGACGACGAGTCCGAACTGGTGCACTGGTACTCACGCGTGCTCGCCGCGGTGCTGGCCTCCCCCGCCGTGGCGGAGATCGCCGACGGCGTGCGGCTGGTTCCGCTGGGTGCACTCGCGCGACGTGAGGTGCTGCCCGACAGCCCGCTGCGCTTCGCGGCCGTGCTTGACGACGCCGCGTCGGCCGGCGCGGGCGCGCACGACGCGGTGGGGCGCGTGGTGGCGCTCTTCGCCGACGCCGAGGTGTCGGCCGAGGCCGACGGGGGGCCCGTGACCGAGGCCGGGCGCGCCGAGCGCCTCGAGAAGGCCCTGGAGCGGGCGGACATGGCCACGGTGGCCGACGCCGCCGACTCCGCGCTCTCCGACGGGGAGACGCTCGACGAGCGCTCCTGGGCCCCGTTGGCGGCCTGCTTCGAGGCCGCCCGCCCCGTGGGCCTGCGGGTGCGCGACGGGCTGCCGGACCGTTCGGTGACCGTGGACGTGGAGCGCGACCTGATCGAGCCCGTCGCCGCGGTGGCCCGCTGGGCCGCCAACAGCGCGGGCACGCCCTCGATGACGACCTCGGGCCGGCTGGCCGTGGCCGCCGACCGCGGCGTGCTCTCCCCCGCCGAGGCCGAGGAGCTCGAGCTGGCCTGGCGCACGGGCGTGCGCATCCGGCTGCGCCGCTGGGACGAGCGGGTCAGCTCCCGCCCCGTGCCCGCCGAGGACCTCTCGGCGGTGCAGCGCAGCGCCTACGGCGCCTCCGCGCGCGGGCTGGCGACCGTCATCGACGCCGTGGCCGCCCGCGTGGAGGGCGAGGCCGCCGACCCCGCCGACGAGCCCGCCGCGCCGGCGTGA
- the rpsR gene encoding 30S ribosomal protein S18, translating into MKRNNAKRGRVEHSRRNKKNPLKAAGIEKVDYKDTTTLRQFISDRHKIRSRRVTGLTPKQQREVAAAVKNAREMALLPFTSR; encoded by the coding sequence ATGAAGCGTAACAACGCCAAGCGCGGCCGCGTCGAGCACAGCCGCCGCAACAAGAAGAACCCGCTCAAGGCAGCGGGCATCGAGAAGGTCGACTACAAGGACACGACGACTCTTCGTCAGTTCATCTCCGACCGTCACAAGATCCGCTCGCGCCGCGTCACGGGCCTGACCCCGAAGCAGCAGCGCGAGGTCGCCGCCGCCGTGAAGAACGCGCGCGAGATGGCGCTCCTGCCGTTCACCAGCCGCTAA
- the rpsN gene encoding 30S ribosomal protein S14 — translation MAKKSKIAKNEQRKEIVARYAERRAELKKIIKNPNTPDEDRLEAQFELNRQPRDASPVRVRNRDSHDGRPRGYLRRFGLSRVRMRNMAHRGELPGVRKSSW, via the coding sequence ATGGCCAAGAAGTCCAAGATCGCCAAGAACGAGCAGCGCAAGGAAATCGTCGCCCGCTACGCGGAGCGCCGCGCCGAGCTCAAGAAGATCATCAAGAACCCGAACACCCCCGACGAGGACCGTCTCGAGGCGCAGTTCGAGCTGAACCGCCAGCCGCGTGACGCCTCCCCGGTGCGCGTGCGCAACCGCGACTCCCACGACGGCCGTCCGCGCGGCTACCTCCGCCGCTTCGGCCTGTCGCGTGTCCGCATGCGCAACATGGCCCACCGTGGCGAGCTGCCCGGTGTCCGTAAGTCGAGCTGGTGA
- the rpmG gene encoding 50S ribosomal protein L33 — MARNDIRPIIKLKSTAGTGYTYVTRKNKRNNPDRITIKKYDPVVRKHVEFREER; from the coding sequence ATGGCACGCAACGACATCCGCCCGATCATCAAGCTGAAGTCGACCGCGGGCACCGGTTACACCTACGTGACCCGGAAGAACAAGCGCAACAACCCGGATCGCATCACGATCAAGAAGTACGACCCGGTCGTCCGCAAGCACGTCGAGTTCCGCGAGGAGCGATAA
- the rpmB gene encoding 50S ribosomal protein L28 — protein MSAICQVTGRKPQFGKQVSHSHRRTSRRWNPNVQRRRFYLPSEGRTITLNVSTKGLKIIDRDGIESVVAKIRARGEKI, from the coding sequence ATGTCGGCTATTTGCCAGGTCACGGGACGCAAGCCGCAGTTCGGCAAGCAAGTCTCGCACTCGCACCGCCGCACCTCGCGTCGTTGGAACCCCAACGTCCAGCGCCGGCGGTTCTACCTGCCCTCCGAGGGCCGGACCATCACCCTGAACGTTTCCACCAAGGGCCTGAAGATCATCGACCGCGACGGCATCGAGTCCGTTGTCGCGAAGATCCGAGCACGTGGGGAGAAGATTTAA
- a CDS encoding type B 50S ribosomal protein L31: protein MKKDIHPDYHMVVFRDAGTGHQFLTRSTVTSDRTVEWEDGNEYPLIVADVTAESHPFWTGAQRLMDTAGRVEKFQKRFGGMARRKKRTTTNN from the coding sequence ATGAAGAAGGACATCCACCCCGACTACCACATGGTGGTCTTCCGAGACGCGGGTACCGGTCACCAGTTCCTGACCCGCTCGACCGTCACCTCCGACCGCACCGTCGAGTGGGAGGACGGCAACGAGTACCCGCTCATCGTCGCCGACGTTACCGCCGAGTCCCACCCGTTCTGGACCGGCGCGCAGCGTCTCATGGACACCGCCGGCCGCGTCGAGAAGTTCCAGAAGCGTTTCGGTGGCATGGCCCGCCGCAAGAAGCGCACCACCACCAACAACTAG
- the rpmF gene encoding 50S ribosomal protein L32: protein MATPKFRKSRANTHMRRSQWKANNTALQEVRIDGQTVRIPRRLVKAAQLGLVDVEEF, encoded by the coding sequence ATGGCAACCCCGAAGTTCAGGAAGTCCCGCGCGAACACCCACATGCGTCGTTCGCAGTGGAAGGCCAACAACACCGCCCTCCAGGAGGTCCGCATCGACGGCCAGACCGTGCGCATCCCGCGCCGTCTGGTCAAGGCCGCCCAGCTCGGCCTCGTCGACGTCGAGGAGTTCTAG
- a CDS encoding S1C family serine protease: MQGQFQGQLQGQPQHGHERPRRVVGAGAATAMCLVAALVGGGVTGLVVSQTAGQQQTAVNSLEKEPTSADSGAGSGEGEGGTTGETTGVERVADAVLPSVVSIQVATARGGGEGSGSIISSDGLVLTNAHVAAPAAEPGSQMQVTLNDGQTHPAELVAADTATDIAVVKIQGVDGLPVMEFGDSSQLKVGQPVVAVGSPLGLSSTVTSGIVSAVNRPVRASAEGGESTLIDAVQTDAAINPGNSGGPLVDMDGRLIGMNSVIASLSGGGSSEQSGSIGLGFAIPSNFAQRVAKQLVDTGEAKQPMLGLQVRADDRVQGAVVAAVPDGPAKEAGIEEGDIITQVNDRHVDSADALIAAVRTHDFGETVTLQVRSADESEPHPVEVTLTGE; encoded by the coding sequence GTGCAGGGTCAGTTCCAGGGGCAACTGCAGGGCCAGCCGCAGCACGGCCACGAGCGACCCCGCCGCGTCGTCGGCGCGGGCGCGGCCACGGCGATGTGCCTGGTCGCCGCGCTCGTCGGCGGCGGCGTGACCGGTCTCGTCGTCTCGCAGACCGCCGGCCAGCAGCAGACCGCGGTCAACTCCCTGGAGAAGGAGCCCACCTCGGCGGACTCCGGCGCCGGTTCCGGCGAGGGCGAGGGCGGCACCACCGGGGAGACCACCGGTGTCGAGCGCGTGGCCGACGCCGTGCTGCCCTCGGTGGTCTCCATCCAGGTCGCCACCGCCCGCGGGGGAGGTGAGGGCTCCGGCTCGATCATCTCCTCCGACGGCCTCGTGCTCACCAACGCCCACGTCGCCGCGCCCGCCGCGGAGCCGGGCTCCCAGATGCAGGTCACGCTCAACGACGGCCAGACGCACCCGGCCGAGCTCGTCGCCGCGGACACGGCCACCGACATCGCCGTGGTCAAGATCCAGGGCGTCGACGGGCTGCCCGTGATGGAGTTCGGCGACTCCAGCCAGCTCAAGGTCGGCCAGCCCGTCGTCGCAGTCGGCTCCCCGCTGGGGCTGTCCTCGACGGTGACCTCCGGCATCGTCTCCGCGGTCAACCGCCCGGTGCGCGCCTCGGCCGAGGGCGGCGAGTCCACCCTGATCGACGCCGTGCAGACCGACGCGGCGATCAACCCCGGCAACTCCGGCGGTCCGCTGGTCGACATGGACGGCCGGCTGATCGGCATGAACTCCGTGATCGCCTCGCTCTCCGGCGGCGGCTCCAGCGAGCAGTCCGGCTCCATCGGCCTGGGCTTCGCCATCCCCTCGAACTTCGCGCAGCGCGTGGCCAAGCAGCTCGTGGACACCGGCGAGGCCAAGCAGCCGATGCTCGGCCTGCAGGTCCGCGCGGACGACCGCGTGCAGGGTGCCGTCGTCGCCGCCGTTCCCGACGGCCCGGCCAAGGAGGCCGGCATCGAGGAGGGCGACATCATCACCCAGGTCAACGACCGCCACGTGGACTCCGCCGACGCGCTCATCGCCGCCGTGCGCACCCACGACTTCGGCGAGACGGTCACCCTCCAGGTCCGCTCCGCCGACGAGAGCGAGCCCCACCCGGTCGAG